AGGAGCAAACCGAGTACGGACGTCCCGAGTGCGGCCGCCGCCAGCCCCGTCCGCACCGACGGCACCTCATTCCGGAACGACCGATGACAGAGGACGGCGCTCGCAACGACGCCGGGAAAGGCGAGCAGGCCGAGCGTGTTGGGGTTCGCGAACACCGAGCGGATGATCGGAACCCCGCCGAACCACGCGGTTCCGTCCCACGTCCGGACCTCGAGGTGCCAGACCGAGAACTCGCCGACGACGATCGCTGCGAGACCCAGTAGCGATACCGCTCCCGAGACCGCGGCGATCGACCAGTAGGCGTCATCGGCCGAGACGTATCGCGGGATGACGAAACAGTTGAACGCGAGGACGATCCCCGCGAGCACCGGAAACAGCCCCAGCCCCGAGCCCGCTCCGTGGACGCGCCCGTGGTAGAGAAAGAGCCCGAACAGGATGACGAACGCCGCGAGATACGGCGCAGTCGTCGGGATCGACCGGCGAAGGCCCGCGTGTGCGAGGACGAACGTGAACACGAGCGCGAGCACCGCGAGCAACTCGAGGCTCCGCAGCCCGAGTCCGCCGACGACGAGCGTGATGAGCGAGACGCCGATCGCGAAGACGAGTGCGGTCTGCAGCGAGTGCAAGGGGGAGATCCCGTCGTTCTCGTCGTGGTCGCGGACGGTGAGCGCGATCACGACGAAAAGGAGGTACGCGAGCACGAGATGGATCGCCTCGAAGTAATCAGTCGCAAGCGTTAGCACGGCTAATCCGAGGAGAACCGCGAAAAGTGGGGCGAGCAGCGGATGCATTGCCCGCAGTTAATTCTATTTACCTTTAGTTATCTAGTTACAAAAGAATATCCTATGACCGTTATGCGCCTTTCGGCTGTCGATCGTCGGGCGAAGAGTAATGAACAACGCCTATATCCGCCCGCGCGGAACGCGTCATCAGAACTCGATGAATCGACGATCGGAACGCATCCATGGACTCAC
This is a stretch of genomic DNA from Halalkalicoccus subterraneus. It encodes these proteins:
- a CDS encoding O-antigen ligase family protein, producing MHPLLAPLFAVLLGLAVLTLATDYFEAIHLVLAYLLFVVIALTVRDHDENDGISPLHSLQTALVFAIGVSLITLVVGGLGLRSLELLAVLALVFTFVLAHAGLRRSIPTTAPYLAAFVILFGLFLYHGRVHGAGSGLGLFPVLAGIVLAFNCFVIPRYVSADDAYWSIAAVSGAVSLLGLAAIVVGEFSVWHLEVRTWDGTAWFGGVPIIRSVFANPNTLGLLAFPGVVASAVLCHRSFRNEVPSVRTGLAAAALGTSVLGLLLSNSRASLLAAAVALGIYGSTALKGRRVLPAAVALTAIAIPGFLLAISIGVVPIDPTNRFTLWQAGFEAVRYDSGLFGQGIVGTSEALEPYSARGESVHSSYLSIAIRTGIVGGVAYCLLVVGPLVHGAWRFKRVETGMFALAAGFAVHQLFEGYTLFQFGHGSVLGALAVGYVITSLIESGRAVSTPADINRSESDDVEFVTGLPAVPSSPMESLRHDD